In Thermococcus sp. CX2, the genomic stretch TTGGCTTCAGGCGTGTGCCTAGGTTTTTAATATCCTTCTGTGAACATTGGATGGGGAACGCTATGCTCATCGCCTTAATAAGCGACGTTCACTCCAACTGGGAGGCTCTCCAGGCGGTGTGGGATGAGGTTAAAGATGCCGACGTAATCCTCTGCATGGGCGACCTGGTCGGCTACGGGGCCTCACCAAACGAGGTGGTGGAGTTCTTCAGGGAGCAGATGGAGCGGAGAAAAATCCTCTGCGTCCGTGGAAACCACGACAACGCGATAGCCTTTGGCACCGAGTGGGGCTTCAACCCCTACGCGAGACAGGCCGTCAGGTGGCACCAGCGCGTCATGAGCACCGAGAACCTCGAGTTCTTGAGGAAACTGCCCGTAAGGCAACTGTTCATCGACGAGGTCGGGAGGAGCTGCCTCTTAATCCACGGCTCGCCGAGGGCACCGCTTGATGAGTACCTCTTTCCCTGGCTTCCCGATAGCGAGTTTAGGGCCGTTCTGAGCTACGTTAAGCAGGACGACCTTCTCGTCGGCCACACGCACGTTCCAATGCTCAAGGAGATGGCCGGCAGGAGGATAATCAATCCCGGCAGCGTCGGCCAGCCGAGGGACGGCGACTGGAGGGCGAGCTACGCCATCATAGACGCTGATACCCAAAAAATTGAGTTCCATCGTGTAGAATATGACGTTCAGGAAGCGGCCAGGAAGATAATCGAAGCTGATCTTCCGAGGTTTTTGGCGGAAAGGCTCTACGATGGGTATTAAAAGGGAGGAGAATCACTCCTCGGTTGCTTCGGTCTCATTTACTGGGCCGATCCTCCTGAGCTTGGACTTGACGGCGAGCTTGCTGGAGTCTATGATAATAACCTCGCCGATGCTCTTGACGGCGCTTATCGGAATGAGCAGAAGCCCCTCGTGATCCGTAACAAACTCGCTCGTGTCGAGGTCCTCGTCGGGCTCGGCCACGATAACGAGAATATCGCCGGTTTCCTCATCGAAGCTAAGGTCGTAAACCCAGCCGAGCCTTATTCCTGTGTCGGTTATCAGCTCGACGTCCCTAAGCTTGGAAGCCATTATCTTGACCATCTCCTCCACCCCTCGGTTTAATCGTGTAAACGATTGGACACCAACGTATAAAACTTTTTCCAAAATGGAAATGAAAATCAGAAGGTGAAGTAGTCCATCTTCTCCGCTTTTTCCTTCTGGGTCTTCCTGGTCTCCTCGAAGTTTCTGTAGTACTCTATCATGTAGGGCGTTATGCTCGGCCTGACCGTCTTCAGTGCCTCCTCGAAGTCCCTCTTTGACACCTTCAGCTGCTCGAGGAACTCTTCACTCTGCTCCTCCACGACTTCCCTCGGAAGCTTGGACATTATCCTGCGCATCGCTATAAGCGCCGCCTCCCTCACGAGGGCTTCCAGGTCGGCACCGCTGTAGCCTTCGGTCCTCTTTGCCAGCTCTTTGAGGTTGACATCCCCTGCGAGGGGAACACGCCTGGTGTGGACTTTGAGTATCTCCAGTCTGGCCTTCTCGTCCGGCGCTGGGACGAGTATCATCCTGTCGAACCTTCCTGGCCTGAGCAGGGCTGGATCGAGAATGTCCGGCCTGTTGGTAGCCGCTATGACCACTACACCGCTGTTCTTCTCGATTCCGTCCATCTCTGTCAGGAGCTGGTTGATCAGCCTGTCCGTAACGCGGTTCATGTCGCTGCCCCTTGCTGGCGCTATTGCATCAATCTCGTCGATAAATATGACAGTCGGGGCGGCCTGTCTAGCTTTGCGGAAGATTTCCCTTACGCGCTTCTCGCTCTCACCGACCCATTTTGAGAGAACCTCTGGCCCACGGATGCCTATAAAATTGGCTTCACTCTCCGTAGCGACGGCCTTGGCGAGGAGGGTCTTACCCGTTCCGGGCGGACCGTAGAGCAGTATGCCCCTCGGTGGGTCGATTCCGAGCCTCTGGAAGGCTTTTGGGTACTTGAGCGGCCACTCGACGGCTTCACGGAGTTTCTGCTTGACCTCCTCCAAGCCTCCGACATCTTCCCAGCGGACGTTGGGCATCTCGATGAGGACTTC encodes the following:
- a CDS encoding metallophosphoesterase, with translation MLIALISDVHSNWEALQAVWDEVKDADVILCMGDLVGYGASPNEVVEFFREQMERRKILCVRGNHDNAIAFGTEWGFNPYARQAVRWHQRVMSTENLEFLRKLPVRQLFIDEVGRSCLLIHGSPRAPLDEYLFPWLPDSEFRAVLSYVKQDDLLVGHTHVPMLKEMAGRRIINPGSVGQPRDGDWRASYAIIDADTQKIEFHRVEYDVQEAARKIIEADLPRFLAERLYDGY
- a CDS encoding PRC-barrel domain-containing protein produces the protein MVKIMASKLRDVELITDTGIRLGWVYDLSFDEETGDILVIVAEPDEDLDTSEFVTDHEGLLLIPISAVKSIGEVIIIDSSKLAVKSKLRRIGPVNETEATEE